Proteins encoded by one window of Dreissena polymorpha isolate Duluth1 chromosome 11, UMN_Dpol_1.0, whole genome shotgun sequence:
- the LOC127851716 gene encoding uncharacterized protein LOC127851716: MPRKRKRGSLTVKRKYHYITSEQPKEENHVASEPLVNIKATTDSSTQSESENVQFTSDHSYAIDEDSTYELDSFQETNNDKPEADVMECSSGLLEMEVETTTFSDFAVELKLQNISSQFVVKESEQSIQMLQLYTNDSLTAIKLSVEIKSDFTCSVYVHRKCIPRSHQIWTGLPQHINRVAYVLVLLERLLKVDVCIGNPEVEFSNLVPIGSGLSSNNSPEIVAYREGDFNATHASGERYNSTIRSVKCDMLSTSKKCTACKKYFYLLQSRKKRVKSRLNSCRKYSHTNFKHRDMTEQELNMKLNEQKHEIKNLQTELWKQRREFDKIITANGISVEGSEHHELEDLMASCETEFKNVPDFYQPTASVLGTADVFCQKERQSRDALAPHDHSLVSLPSTKVRNSV, translated from the coding sequence aTGCCTAGAAAGCGCAAAAGAGGATCCCTTACGGTGAAACGCAAGTACCACTACATAACATCTGAACAGCCAAAGGAAGAAAACCATGTTGCCAGTGAACCCCTGGTGAACATAAAAGCTACAACAGATTCTTCTACCCAGTCAGAAAGTGAAAATGTCcagttcacaagtgatcatagttatgctattgatgaagactccacatatgagcttgattccttccaggagacaaacaatgataagcctgaagctgatgtgatggaatgtagttcagggcttctagaaatggaggtggagacgacaaccttctcagactttgctgtggaacttaaactgcaaaatatttcatctcagttcgttgtaaaggaatcagagcaatcaattcaaatgttacagttgtacACAAATGACAGTCTGACAGCAATCAAGCTATCGGTTGAAATTAAGAGTGATTTTACGTGCTCTGTCTATGTGCATCGGAAATGCATTCCGAGATCTCACCAAATATGGACTGGACTGCCACAACATATCAATCGCGTTGCTTATGTTCTGGTGTTATTGGAAAGACTGTTAAAAGttgatgtctgcataggaaatcctgaggtggaattttcaaATTTAGTTCCCATTGGATCAGGGTTGTCCAGCAACAACTCCCCAGAAATTGTGGCGTACAGGGAAGGGGACTTCAACGCAACACATGCCAGTGGAGAGAGATATAATTCCACTATTCGATCTGTGAAATGTGACATGCTGTCCACATCAAAAAAGTGTACAGCCTGCAAAAAGTACTTTTACTTATTACAAAGCAGGAAAAAAAGGGTTAAAAGCAGACTAAATTCGTGCCGAAAATACAGCcacacaaactttaaacatagAGACATGACTGAACAGGAACTCAATATGAAATTAAACGAGcagaaacatgaaataaaaaatttacaaacagAGTTGTGGAAACAAAGGAGGGAATTTGATAAGATCATCACAGCAAATGGGATCAGTGTTGAAGGCAGTGAACATCATGAACTGGAAGACCTGATGGCAAGTTGTGAGACAGAATTTAAAAACGTTCCCGATTTCTACCAGCCGACAGCGTCTGTTTTGGGAACAGCAGATGTCTTTTGCCAAAAAGAAAGACAGTCGAGGGATGCGCTGGCACCCCATGATCATTCGTTGGTGTCTCTACCTTCGACAAAAGTCAGAAACAGCGTATGA